In Sciurus carolinensis chromosome 17, mSciCar1.2, whole genome shotgun sequence, one genomic interval encodes:
- the LOC124968785 gene encoding olfactory receptor 7G2-like, with product MKARNQTTISEFLLLGLTEDPALQPLIFSLFLSIYLVTIMGNLLIILAISSDSHLHTPMYFFLCILSANDICLSTSTVPKMLVNILRQDQSITYTGCLCQVCFVIIFVGLENCLITVMSYDRYVAICYPLKYTVIMNPHLCVLLVLVSLVISIVHALLHTLMVLRLSFCTDLEIPHFFCELAQVLKLACSDTLINNLLVYLVTVLLAGVPLSGIIFSYVHIVSSVLRMPSSEGKHKAFSTCGSHLSVVSLFYGTGFGVYISSAVTDSSRKSAVASVMYSVVPQMLNPFIYSLRNRDMKVSVRMLMGRTPAIL from the coding sequence ATGAAAGCTAGAAACCAAACAACCATTTCagaattcctcctcctgggactgacagaggacccagcactgcagcccctcatcttcagcCTCTTCTTGTCCATCTACCTGGTCACCATcatggggaacctgctcatcatcctggccatcagctctgactcccacctccacacccccatgtacttcttcctatGCATCCTGTCTGCTAATGACATCTGCTTAAGCACAAGCACagtccccaagatgctggtgaaTATCCTGAGACAGGATCAGAGCATCACCTACACCGGATGCCTCTGCCAGGTCTGTTTTGTCATAATTTTTGTTGGACTGGAAAATTGTCTCATTACAGTGAtgtcctatgaccgctatgtggccatttgttaCCCCCTTAaatacacagtcatcatgaatcCTCATCTCTGTGTATTGCTAGTTCTAGTCTCCCTGGTAATTAGTATTGTGCATGCCCTTCTCCACACTCTGAtggtgctgaggctgtccttctgcacagacctggagatcccccacttcttctgtgaacttgctcaggTCCTGAAGCTGGCCTGTTCTGATACCCTCATCAATAACCTACTAGTGTATTTGGTGACTGTACTATTAGCTGGTGTTCCTCTCTCtggaatcattttctcttatgttcacattgtgtcctctgtcttgagaatgccctCATCAGAAGGAAAGCATaaagctttttccacctgtgggtctcacctgtctgttgtctccttgttctatgggacTGGTTTTGGGGTATACATTAGTTCTGCAGTGACTGACTCCTCCAGGAAGTCTgcagtggcctcagtgatgtatTCTGTGGTCCCTcagatgctgaacccctttatctacagcctgaggaacagggacatgaaggTCTCTGTGAGAATGCTCATGGGTAGGACACCCGCTATTCTGTGA
- the LOC124969027 gene encoding olfactory receptor 7G2-like — MKTENQTTVSKFLLLGLTEDPGLQPLIFSLFLSMYLVTVLGNLLIILAISSDSNLHTPMYFFLCSLSFNDICLSSSIIPKMLVNILAQDQSITYAGCLFQVCFVLVFMAMESCLLAVMAYDHYVDICHPLRYTVIMNPRLCVLLVLVSLFISIVDGLLHTLMVLWLSFCKDLEIPHFFCELNQVIKLACSDTLIDNILIYIAACIFGGVPLSGIIFSYCNIVSSVLRMPSPGGKHKAFSTCGSHLSVVSLFYDTGLGVYISSVVTDSPRKTAVASVMYSMVPQMLNPFIYSLRNRDMKEALRKLISGTTSPL; from the coding sequence atgaaaactgaaaatcaaacaACTGTTTCAAAATTCCTTCTCCTGGGACTGACAGAGGACCCAGGACTGCAACCCCTCATCTTCAGCCtattcctgtccatgtacctggtcacagtgcttgggaacctgctcatcatcttGGCCATCAGCTCTGACTCCAacctccacactcccatgtacttcttcctctgcagcCTGTCCTTTAATGACATCTGTTTAAGCTCAAGTATAATCCctaagatgctggtgaacattcTAGCTCAGGATCAGAGCATCACCTATGCAGGCTGCCTCTTCCAGGTCTGCTTTGTCTTAGTTTTCATGGCCATGGAAAGTTGTCTGcttgcagtgatggcctatgatcACTATGTGGACATTTGTCATCCACTTAGatacacagtcatcatgaacccCAGACTGTGTGTCCTTCTGGTTCTGGTTTCCCTATTCATCAGTATTGTAGATGGCCTCCTCCACACTCTGATGGTGCTGTGGTTGTCCTTCTGCAAAGACCTGGAGATCCcacacttcttctgtgaacttaaTCAGGTCATCAAGCTGGCCTGTTCTGATACTCTCATTGATAACATCCTTATATATATTGCAGCTTGCATATTTGGTGGTGTTCCTCTCTCTGGCATCATTTTCTCTTACTGTAACATTGTGTCAtctgtcttgagaatgccctCACCAGGAGGAaagcataaagccttttccacctgtgggtctcacctctctgttgtctccttgttctatgaCACAGGTTTGGGGGTGTACATTAGTTCTGTAGTTACTGACTCTCCCAGGAAGACTgcagtggcctcagtgatgtactcCATGGTCCCTcaaatgctgaacccctttatctacagcctgaggaacagggatatGAAGGAGGCCCTGAGAAAGCTCATCAGTGGAACAACCTCTCCTCTATGA